A stretch of Chionomys nivalis chromosome 2, mChiNiv1.1, whole genome shotgun sequence DNA encodes these proteins:
- the LOC130869908 gene encoding DNA-directed RNA polymerases I, II, and III subunit RPABC1-like, giving the protein MDDEEETYRLWKIHKTIMQLCHDRGYLVTQDELDQTLEEFKAQFGDKPSEGRPRRTDLTVLVAHNDDPTDQMFVFFPEEPKVGIKTIKVYCQRMQEENITRVLIVMQQGMTSSAKQSLVDVAPNYVLEQFLQQELLINITEHELVPEHVVMTEEEEVTELLAQYKLRESQLPRIQAGDPVACYFGIKRGQVVKIIWPSETAGRYITYRLVQ; this is encoded by the coding sequence ATGGACGACGAGGAGGAGACTTACCGGCTGTGGAAGATCCACAAGACCATCATGCAGCTCTGTCATGACCGTGGCTACTTGGTGACTCAGGATGAGCTGGACCAGACACTTGAGGAGTTCAAGGCACAGTTTGGGGACAAACCCAGCGAAGGAAGACCAAGGCGCACAGACCTCACCGTGCTGGTGGCCCACAATGATGACCCCACAGACCAGATGTTTGTGTTCTTCCCAGAGGAGCCCAAGGTGGGCATCAAGACCATCAAGGTGTACTGCCAGCGCATGCAGGAGGAGAACATCACGCGCGTGCTGATCGTGATGCAGCAGGGCATGACGTCCTCCGCCAAGCAGTCCCTGGTGGACGTGGCACCCAATTACGTTCTGGAGCAGTTCCTACAGCAAGAGCTGCTCATCAACATCACGGAACACGAGCTGGTCCCTGAGCACGTGGTCAtgacggaggaggaggaggtgacaGAGCTGCTGGCCCAATACAAGCTTCGCGAAAGCCAGCTGCCCAGGATCCAGGCTGGGGACCCAGTGGCGTGCTATTTTGGGATCAAGCGAGGGCAGGTTGTGAAGATCATCTGGCCCAGTGAGACAGCCGGCCGCTACATCACCTACCGCCTGGTACAGTAG